A stretch of the Aegilops tauschii subsp. strangulata cultivar AL8/78 chromosome 4, Aet v6.0, whole genome shotgun sequence genome encodes the following:
- the LOC109786373 gene encoding receptor-like serine/threonine-protein kinase SD1-8 — MSQSLGHHRLLLAFLSVLLLTASAVADSTLTQQRAIGGDQRLASPGGAFQLGLFSLANNTKWFLGIWFTASPDAVVWVANRDSPLDGSSSGIVALSGRGALVLLDAASNNETIWSSNSSAAAVARLQDDGNLVLADAAGAVQWQSFDHPTDTFLSGSWAGQDLQTGAVWSASSWRSADDPSTGDFRYVMDTRGSPELHVWRKGRKTYRTGPWNGVRFSGCPGMTTFEDLVEFQFTHTGDEVSYVYRDRVGSPVSRMVLTESGEVQRMVWNPATLAWSVFWSVPRDQCDVYGVCGPFGVCNAVGAVVCGCIRGFLPRSPAEWRMRNSSGGCARSTPLQCGDDGFYVLHGVKLPETHNSSVDAGASLAECGRRCLSNCYCTAYAASDIRGGGTGCIQWFGELMDTRLGDDGPDLFVKLAMSELRLETTKTNKLVVVIVAVITTFALLLLLLGLLIWRKIRQRNKQVTEFDDIVRGECPAYHLETLKAATDGFCPKNEIGCGGFGTVYKGQMIDGQEIAVKKLSAGNRVQGLKEFKNEVDLIAKLQHRNLVRLLGYCIHHSERILVYEYMSNKSLDTFIFDPKRRATLSWKTRMDIIFGIARGLLYLHQDSRHTMIHRDLKAANVLLNREMVAKISDFGIAKLFSSIGDHQVTERIVGTYGYMSPEYAMDGMVSFMQDVYSFGVLLLEIISGRRNQRSFNLIAHAWMLFEENKSFELLDPAMCNGCSLTELEQVATCIQVGLLCVQESPSQRPQMAAVIPMMSHQQALERPLRPVVCMPVSTLADLLNVQEDTSGKVELTITNLEGR; from the exons ATGAGCCAAAGCCTCGGCCACCACCGACTCTTGCTCGCTTTTCTGTCCGTGCTGCTTCTCACAGCCTCGGCGGTGGCCGACAGCACGTTGACGCAGCAGAGGGCCATCGGCGGCGACCAGAGGCTGGCCTCGCCCGGCGGCGCCTTCCAGCTCGGCCTCTTCTCCCTCGCCAACAACACCAAGTGGTTTCTCGGCATATGGTTCACCGCCTCCCCGGACGCCGTCGTCTGGGTCGCCAACCGCGATAGCCCGCTCGACGGCTCGTCCTCCGGCATAGTAGCGCTCAGCGGGCGAGGGGCCCTCGTGCTCCTCGACGCCGCCAGCAACAACGAAACCATCTGGTCGTCCAACTCCTCGGCCGCTGCGGTGGCGCGGCTCCAAGACGATGGCAACCTGGTGCTCGCGGACGCGGCCGGCGCCGTCCAGTGGCAAAGCTTCGATCACCCGACCGACACGTTCCTCTCCGGGTCGTGGGCCGGGCAGGACCTCCAGACAGGCGCCGTGTGGTCCGCCTCGTCGTGGCGCAGCGCCGACGACCCGTCGACCGGCGACTTCCGGTACGTGATGGACACGcggggctcgccggagctgcacGTCTGGAGGAAGGGGCGAAAGACGTACCGCACGGGCCCGTGGAACGGGGTGCGGTTCAGCGGCTGCCCGGGCATGACCACCTTCGAGGACCTTGTCGAATTCCAGTTCACCCACACCGGCGACGAGGTGTCGTACGTGTACCGTGACCGCGTCGGGTCGCCGGTGTCCCGCATGGTCCTGACCGAGTCCGGCGAGGTGCAGCGCATGGTCTGGAACCCTGCGACGCTCGCGTGGAGCGTTTTCTGGTCGGTGCCGAGGGACCAGTGCGACGTCTACGGCGTGTGCGGCCCGTTCGGCGTGTGCAACGCGGTCGGCGCCGTGGTGTGCGGATGCATCAGGGGGTTCCTGCCGAGGTCGCCGGCGGAGTGGCGCATGCGGAACTCGTCCGGCGGGTGCGCCCGCAGCAcgccgcttcagtgcggcgacgaCGGTTTCTACGTTCTGCACGGTGTGAAGCTGCCGGAGACGCACAACAGCAGCGTGGACGCCGGCGCCTCGCTCGCGGAGTGCGGCCGGAGGTGCCTGTCCAACTGCTACTGCACGGCGTACGCCGCGTCGGACATCCGTGGCGGCGGGACTGGGTGCATACAGTGGTTCGGCGAGCTCATGGACACGCGCTTAGGCGACGACGGCCCGGATCTGTTCGTCAAGCTGGCAATGTCTGAACTTCGCCTAG AGACAACCAAGACCAACAAGCTTGTCGTGGTCATCGTCGCGGTGATAACAACATTTGCGTTGCTTCTGTTATTACTTGGCCTCCTGATCTGGAGAAAGATCCGGCAGCGGAATAAGCAAG TCACCGAGTTTGATGACATCGTGAGAGGCGAGTGTCCAGCATACCATCTCGAAACCCTTAAAGCCGCCACTGACGGATTCTGCCCCAAAAATGAAATAGGATGTGGTGGCTTCGGCACTGTCTACAAG GGTCAAATGATAGATGGCCAGGAAATTGCAGTGAAGAAGCTGTCAGCAGGGAATAGAGTGCAAGGTCTGAAGGAGTTCAAGAACGAGGTGGACTTGATCGCCAAGCTACAACACCGCAACCTCGTACGCCTGCTCGGCTACTGCATCCACCACTCCGAGAGGATACTAGTCTACGAGTACATGAGCAACAAGAGCTTGGACACCTTCATTTTTG ATCCGAAGAGACGCGCCACCTTGAGCTGGAAGACTAGGATGGACATCATCTTCGGCATTGCCAGAGGGCTTCTCTACCTTCACCAGGACTCGAGGCACACGATGATCCACCGAGATCTCAAGGCAGCCAACGTTCTCCTCAATCGGGAGATGGTAGCCAAGATATCGGATTTCGGAATCGCCAAGTTGTTCAGCAGCATCGGCGACCATCAGGTCACGGAAAGGATTGTTGGGACATA CGGTTACATGTCACCAGAGTACGCCATGGACGGAATGGTTTCGTTCATGCAAGACGTGTACAGCTTCGGTGTGCTGTTGCTAGAGATCATCAGTGGCAGGAGGAACCAACGGAGTTTCAACCTCATAGCTCAT GCATGGATGTTATTTGAGGAAAACAAGAGCTTCGAGCTCCTTGACCCAGCCATGTGCAATGGCTGCAGCCTGACGGAGCTAGAGCAGGTCGCGACGTGCATCCAAGTAGGGCTACTATGTGTTCAGGAGAGCCCGAGCCAACGTCCGCAAATGGCTGCCGTAATACCCATGATGTCGCACCAACAGGCGTTGGAACGACCACTTCGGCCGGTGGTATGCATGCCCGTGAGCACTCTTGCGGACCTTCTCAACGTGCAGGAGGACACATCCGGCAAAGTTGAGCTGACCATCACAAACCTTGAAGGACGATAG